In Devosia sp. 1566, a single genomic region encodes these proteins:
- a CDS encoding protein phosphatase 2C domain-containing protein, whose protein sequence is MRQLEAFTLGKKFGQPETNEDSLVIMPNLGYAVIDGVTDRNGTRFGGMLSGQFASRTVKRAIEIFLLAQGQPDQPDLQFQGGEHFVDYLGEAIHAGYAQHGALEAVEADWKLRGGCTVMAALLLGDRLEVVAVGDSGIRINGHDTLQVLKPLDDVTAILRRETWRYFEQRGASLEECDKHAAAMTWQGTRNQQAGTVTAAPEIVEAIEQSALSACRQHLPSVPEAEILVLIQHGISHGQGQFSNVTEPVLGYGGLDGFAVPKRFIETRSYPLAEIETIELFSDGYFKMGAEFGVASWETAFEEVEAEDLHKIGPYMSTKGTTALQLTDDRSYLGVRLK, encoded by the coding sequence ATGCGGCAGCTTGAAGCTTTTACGTTGGGCAAGAAATTTGGCCAGCCGGAGACCAATGAAGACAGCCTCGTAATCATGCCGAACCTAGGTTACGCCGTCATCGACGGCGTAACCGATCGCAATGGCACCCGCTTTGGCGGCATGCTGTCGGGGCAGTTTGCCTCGCGCACCGTCAAGCGGGCCATCGAAATCTTTCTGCTGGCGCAAGGCCAGCCCGACCAGCCGGACCTGCAATTCCAGGGCGGCGAGCATTTCGTCGATTATCTCGGCGAGGCAATCCATGCCGGCTATGCCCAGCATGGGGCGCTTGAGGCTGTGGAAGCGGACTGGAAGCTGCGCGGCGGCTGCACGGTGATGGCCGCGCTGCTCCTGGGCGACCGGCTCGAAGTGGTGGCAGTCGGTGACAGCGGTATTCGCATCAACGGCCACGATACGCTGCAGGTGCTCAAGCCCCTCGACGATGTGACGGCAATCCTGCGCCGCGAGACCTGGCGCTATTTCGAACAGCGGGGCGCTTCGCTCGAGGAGTGCGACAAGCATGCCGCGGCCATGACCTGGCAGGGCACGCGCAACCAGCAGGCGGGCACAGTCACCGCCGCGCCCGAAATCGTGGAGGCGATTGAGCAGAGCGCCCTCAGCGCCTGCCGGCAGCACCTGCCCAGCGTGCCCGAGGCTGAAATCCTGGTGCTGATCCAGCACGGGATTTCCCACGGTCAGGGGCAATTCTCCAATGTCACCGAGCCGGTGCTGGGTTATGGCGGGCTGGATGGCTTTGCCGTGCCCAAGCGCTTCATCGAGACGCGCAGCTATCCACTGGCCGAGATCGAGACCATCGAGCTGTTCTCGGACGGCTATTTCAAGATGGGCGCCGAGTTCGGCGTGGCATCCTGGGAAACCGCCTTCGAGGAAGTGGAGGCAGAGGATCTGCACAAGATCGGCCCCTATATGAGCACCAAGGGCACGACTGCCCTGCAGCTGACCGACGATCGCAGCTATCTGGGTGTGCGGCTGAAATGA
- a CDS encoding extracellular solute-binding protein — protein sequence MSIRKRTFLALSAAALIASTSMTSLALAQDGSVVIYTAHKSSIVDTLLPIFEQETGLKAEVVKLGSGDIAKRVQAEAGAPAADVIWSISGSQLTELSNLLEPYTPPEADQIDPQFVKDPAWTPYTAVVYVLAVNTDLQPLESAPKTWAELADPKWSGQIATARADGSGSAMQQLQTVLTVFGDEGWDKYAEIAQNFVFADSSGAVPRFVADGETAMGLTLEDNALEYVQGGAPISIVHLTDGTAATPDGVALVKNSPNPEGGKAFIDWAMSKSTQEKLAMDIGRRSVRLDVEGPAGTPNLADLTLVNVKPLSDFGGAEDVLAKWRTAVGE from the coding sequence ATGAGCATTCGCAAACGTACATTCCTGGCACTGTCGGCCGCGGCCCTGATCGCCTCGACCAGCATGACCTCGCTGGCGCTGGCCCAGGACGGCTCGGTGGTGATCTACACCGCCCACAAGTCATCGATCGTCGATACGCTGCTGCCGATCTTCGAGCAGGAAACCGGCCTCAAGGCCGAAGTGGTCAAGCTCGGTTCGGGCGATATCGCCAAGCGCGTGCAGGCCGAAGCGGGCGCACCGGCCGCAGACGTAATCTGGTCCATCTCGGGTAGCCAGCTGACCGAACTCAGCAATCTGCTGGAGCCCTATACGCCCCCCGAGGCTGACCAGATCGATCCGCAGTTCGTCAAGGATCCCGCCTGGACCCCCTACACTGCCGTTGTTTACGTGCTGGCGGTCAACACCGACCTGCAGCCGCTCGAATCGGCGCCAAAGACCTGGGCTGAGCTTGCCGATCCCAAATGGTCCGGCCAGATCGCCACGGCCCGTGCCGATGGTTCGGGTTCGGCCATGCAGCAGTTGCAGACTGTCCTCACCGTCTTTGGTGACGAGGGCTGGGACAAGTATGCCGAGATCGCCCAGAACTTCGTGTTCGCCGACTCTTCGGGCGCCGTGCCGCGCTTTGTTGCCGATGGCGAAACCGCAATGGGCCTGACCCTCGAAGACAATGCGCTGGAATATGTGCAGGGCGGCGCACCGATCTCGATCGTGCACCTGACCGATGGCACGGCAGCGACCCCCGATGGCGTGGCGCTGGTCAAGAACAGCCCCAATCCAGAAGGCGGCAAGGCGTTTATCGACTGGGCCATGTCCAAGTCGACCCAGGAAAAGCTCGCCATGGATATCGGCCGCCGCTCGGTGCGCCTCGACGTTGAAGGCCCGGCCGGCACGCCGAACCTGGCCGATCTGACCCTCGTCAATGTCAAGCCGCTCAGCGACTTCGGCGGCGCCGAGGACGTACTGGCCAAGTGGCGGACGGCCGTCGGCGAATAA